From one Portunus trituberculatus isolate SZX2019 chromosome 8, ASM1759143v1, whole genome shotgun sequence genomic stretch:
- the LOC123499535 gene encoding mediator of RNA polymerase II transcription subunit 15-like, producing the protein MLGALVWICCLTVVAAQGRGFAPQPFLGDDLHTTTPVPILKDSRRIDLHTGAFVYEYIGGDGSSKFEFRYPNGTVVGNFSFINENGELETRVYNHGGEVDETTDPNYIDLGNYDYWRHLEQPADEVRGGQSGFVPQQIARPTPRRRQRPRRPSPTPPQIQIQPQFQPIPQPPQQPQPQAPPQQHFQPQPQHQFQPQPQQQFQPQPQQQFQPQPQQQFHQQPQHTPAPQQQFRPQPQPRISLQQAPQARSSRPSLVDTPTFQIPAPQPRPRPRAQQRPQQRPQQRPHRLDLSPQQGQRNQPDAFLDSVIARFN; encoded by the exons TTCCTTGGAGACGACCTGCACACCACCACGCCCGTCCCCATCCTGAAGGACTCccgcag GATTGACCTTCACACCGGCGCCTTTGTCTACGAGTACATTGGAGGCGACGGTTCCTCTAAGTTTGAGTTCCGCTACCCTAACGGAACAGTGGTGGGGAACTTCAGCTTCATCAACGAAAACGGGGAACTAGAGACACGTGTGTACAACCATGGCGGTGAGGTGGACGAGACGACAGATCCTAACTATATTGATCTTGGTAACTACGACTATTGGCGCCATTTAGAGCAGCCAGCTGACGAGGTACGAGGAGGGCAGTCTGGCTTCGTTCCCCAGCAGATAGCACGCCCCACCCCACGCAGAAGGCAGAGACCACGCCGCCCATCACCCACGCCTCCACAGATACAAATCCAGCCACAGTTCCAGCCTATACCGCAGCCCCCGCAGCAACCCCAGCCCCAAGCACCTCCACAGCAGCATttccagccacagccacagcaccaGTTCCAGCCACAACCACAGCAGCAGttccagccacagccacagcagcagTTCCAGCCACAGCCACAACAGCAGTTCCACCAGCAGCCGCAACACACCCCAGCCCCACAGCAGCAGTTCCGCCCACAGCCACAGCCTAGAATCTCACTCCAGCAGGCACCACAGGCTAGATCCTCACGCCCATCACTCGTTGACACGCCCACTTTCCAGATCCCAGCCCCACAGCCACGCCCACGTCCAAGAGCACAGCAGAGGCCACAGCAAAGGCCACAGCAAAGGCCACACAGACTCGACTTGTCTCCACAGCAAGGGCAAAGAAACCAACCCGATGCATTTTTGGATAGTGTGATTGCAAGAtttaattag